One window of Dysidea avara chromosome 11, odDysAvar1.4, whole genome shotgun sequence genomic DNA carries:
- the LOC136239618 gene encoding zinc finger protein 862-like yields the protein MRLHKKSLGTVAISSTPIVQSFASCSMDKATLERTKKKFDIAYFIAKEGLAFTKMKALCDLQERHGVDVGTTYRNDHACSNFVEFIVLEEKEKLVQALSRSRFYSFQVDSSTDVANVEEELFLVMYLESSTATADGKVQVVNKFFCVQQPTLSTAEGLYQCFEKAMKYMGIEDSWKAKTIGVGCDGTSVNLGKKNGLAALLKREIPWVICFWCLAHRLELSIKDALSGTFFGFIDEFLLQVYYVYERSPKKCRELEEIVSELKWCLDSTEMPIEGGTRPLRASGTRFITHKVAALNRIIDRFGAYISHLLSLIENPKVKSTDKAKLCGYVKKWKNFKVLLGCACFADLLKPASILCKVLQEDELCIVRAIEQIMKTKKNIDKLKGIEFESLPTVRKVLARITEDRKYQGVKVLQYEAGKEYVKSNWVGWAGGIEACLKDRLQTEHIDLLSNAITILATNGWQRQEDARFGCPAIDNLCEHFRAPLENAQIDLSLIEEEWDDMVEYATSYLNLVQDDYKAVWWKLFNCADAKKWNNVLALVELLFCLPMANGRLERIFSSLKFIKSNRRNCLKEETLDRLLRINVEAPVFSQWNPETAIRLWSNDKVRRVTQKERRRPRCRTDPHSSASTTMSGEESEAEVFSLDEWLQWVSGDVVEENVSEAEADLQDSESDVVCL from the coding sequence aTGCGGCTCCATAAGAAGTCATTGGGAACAGTGGCCATTAGCAGTACTCCTATCGTTCAATCCTTTGCAAGTTGTTCAATGGACAAAGCAACACTCGAACGAACAAAGAAAAAATTTGACATTGCGTATTTTATTGCTAAGGAGGGCTTAGCATTCACAAAAATGAAAGCACTGTGTGACCTACAAGAGCGGCACGGTGTGGATGTTGGGACTACATACAGAAATGATCATGCGTGTAGTAATTTTGTAGAATTTATTGTCcttgaagaaaaagaaaagctTGTGCAAGCACTTTCCAGAAGCCGATTTTACAGTTTTCAAGTTGACTCGAGCACAGATGTCGCTAATGTAGAGGAAGAGCTGTTTTTAGTAATGTATCTGGAGTCCAGCACTGCTACAGCTGATGGTAAGGTGCAAGTTGTTAATAAGTTTTTTTGTGTGCAGCAACCAACTCTTAGCACTGCAGAAGGTTTGTATCAGTGCTTTGAAAAGGCTATGAAGTACATGGGTATTGAAGACAGCTGGAAAGCTAAAACAATAGGTGTAGGTTGTGATGGCACAAGTGTTAATTTAGGCAAAAAGAATGGCTTGGCAGCACTTTTAAAGAGGGAAATTCCATGGGTAATATGTTTTTGGTGCCTTGCTCACCGTTTGGAGCTTTCAATAAAGGATGCACTTAGTGGCACTTTCTTTGGCTTTATCGATGAATTTTTGTTGCAAGTTTATTACGTCTACGAAAGATCACCAAAGAAATGTAGAGAATTAGAGGAAATAGTTTCTGAATTGAAATGGTGCTTAGATTCTACAGAAATGCCCATAGAGGGTGGTACACGTCCCCTTCGTGCAAGTGGCACAAGATTTATAACACACAAAGTAGCCGCACTGAATCGGATTATTGATCGTTTTGGAGCATACATTAGCCACCTTTTGTCACTTATTGAAAATCCAAAAGTTAAAAGTACTGACAAAGCAAAGTTGTGTGGCTATGTAAAGAAGTGGAAGAATTTTAAGGTCCTACTTGGATGTGCCTGTTTTGCTGATCTTCTTAAACCAGCAAGCATTTTGTGCAAAGTACTTCAGGAAGATGAATTATGCATTGTTCGGGCTATTGAACAAATAATGAAAACCAAGAAGAACATTGACAAGTTGAAAGGGATAGAGTTTGAAAGTCTGCCTACTGTAAGAAAGGTTCTAGCCAGAATTACTGAAGACAGGAAGTACCAAGGAGTTAAGGTTTTACAATATGAAGCTGGCAAAGAATATGTGAAGTCCAATTGGGTTGGCTGGGCAGGCGGAATTGAAGCTTGCCTGAAGGATCGTCTCCAAACTGAGCACATAGATCTACTGTCAAATGCTATTACAATATTAGCCACCAATGGATGGCAGCGCCAGGAAGATGCAAGGTTTGGCTGTCCAGCTATTGATAATTTGTGTGAGCACTTCAGAGCACCCCTTGAAAATGCACAGATTGATTTGTCATTGATAGAAGAAGAGTGGGATGATATGGTTGAATATGCCACAAGTTATTTGAACTTGGTCCAAGATGACTACAAAGCAGTGTGGTGGAAATTGTTCAATTGTGCTGATGCTAAGAAGTGGAACAATGTGCTAGCTTTGGTTGAATTGCTTTTCTGCCTTCCCATGGCAAATGGACGGTTAGAGAGAATATTTTCTTCACTTAAATTCATCAAAAGCAATCGCCGGAATTGTTTAAAAGAAGAAACATTGGATAGACTCCTTCGCATCAACGTTGAAGCTCCAGTTTTCTCTCAGTGGAATCCAGAGACAGCCATTAGATTATGGTCCAATGACAAGGTCAGAAGGGTCACCCAAAAAGAAAGGAGGAGACCAAGATGTAGGACAGACCCCCACTCATCAGCCAGCACCACAATGTCTGGTGAAGAATCAGAAGCAGAAGTCTTCTCCCTAGATGAATGGCTACAGTGGGTTTCAGGAGATGTTGTTGAGGAAAATGTATCAGAGGCAGAAGCTGATTTACAAGACTCTGAGTCTGATGTGGTTTGTTTATAA